A window of Vidua macroura isolate BioBank_ID:100142 chromosome 4, ASM2450914v1, whole genome shotgun sequence genomic DNA:
TGCAGGTTCTGCATGCCCCATCAGGGGCCAGAACCCCCATCACGCTCAGAAAAGTCGCATTATTTCCATGGCTGGGCTGCGCAGTGCCCCGTCCCCCAAGCCCTGCTGAGAGGACGGGGTGTGAGGAAACATCAGCAGTGCCTCCAGTCCCAGCTGGCTTGTGGGACACTGACTTCCCAAGTTCTGCATCTGTGGGATGAGCACAGGCAACTCCGATCCCAGCAGGCTGGTGTAGGTGGTTTCCCCAGGGGTTAACTTGTTCTaccacagcccagccaggaattgtGCCCCAAAAtggaactttaaaaaaagaccACACAAGTCCCAGCTACCAGCCTGTATCCATCCCAGAGTGGATGGAGGCTGCTCTGTGAGgtagagggatggagcaggagctgggtggaGCCAGGCAGCTGAGGAGCAGGGACGTGGGAGAGGAAATGCAAACCTGTCAGACTaagttgtatttattttttctctgtcacaCCGATGTGAAAAGAACTGTGAtttattttgggatttctgtCATCCTAggtattttggaaatatttgctGTGTCTCAGGGGATTGTAGGAATACGAGGAGTTTTCAGCAACAAATTTTTAGCGAtgtcaaaaaaaggaaaactccaTGCAAGTGTAAGTAAACCCCCCCCTTATCAGTATGTGTTGTGTATTAAAGGCTTTGTGGCACCTCCGCCTGTCGGCACAGAGGCAGTCCCAGGCAGGGCCCTGGCATGCCGGCCCCCTCGGGCTGCCGGGCCGGCTCCGGCGCCACGCAGACAAAGAGAGAGGGGACaggtggagctgcagcccccccaAGCCCACCTTCCTACTGAAAGCTTCTGACCGTGCAGAGCGCGCCTTTTGGTGTGCAGTCGGGTGTTTGCACCAGCAGAGCCTGTTCTCTGAGCACGGCCGGGTTATTTTTAGCCGCTTCTGCCGCAGATCGCGCAGAAGGGTTTAGCCAAATGTCTCCCGGCGAGCAGCATGCGCGGCGccggcagccccagggctcGGGCTGCCTTTGCCCTTCGAGACAGAGAAGCCTGGGGAGGCTCGGGCAGGTGAGGTCCAGGCTGCGCAGGTATGTTGCAGCTAGGGTGGAAAAATCCCGGTAACTTTTCTCTGCAGGATGTGTTCCTGGAGGCTGAGGTTTCCTGCAGGTCTCATTAtgctttttccagctttctGTGTCGAATGAATCCATAATCTGATTTCACTGCTTATTTCAACCTCGGGATGTTGCTTCCCGGTTTCTTGTAGTGAGCTCTGGAGACCTTTTAAACAAACACAGTGCGCTCCTGTGCTTACACTGAAGTCGGTGACTTTGGAAGGTGTGTGTACGTGTACCACCCTAAGAAGGGCATTTGTAAGGCAGCATCTCATTGCTGAGGGTGATTCCCTCAGAGCCTCGGCTAGGGCTGATggctggggaaagggaaaaggcagTTGCCCACCCTGCAGTTCCGAGACAAACCTCCGGATCCCAGGGCGGATGTCACGGATGTGCTTGCACTGCCCGAGGCTGCAGATCACTTCCAGGGGGATTTATCAactcccctctctctcccttaaGTCCTTTTGGTGTGTTGCTCCTGCAGCCTACAGATGCTTAAAGGGTGAGCACGTGATTGCTTCTTTTAAGAAATCAAGTAGGAGCATGAATGGGATCTAGGGGAAAAGGGGATTGGTTCCATGGAGGAAAAAACATGAGGcgagagcagaggggcagagcaggaggagagggaaaggatggagaggagagggaaggaggcagaGCGCGGTTGCTGGACCCTCCAGAGCCTTCCCCTCTGGCGTACAATGGGCCTCTTATCTGAGCTGAAGCCTTGATTtatgccctggcacaggcagaaaTTAAATCAAGCCTCGTTGGTGCATGGTTAATTGTTGACACACAAAGGGCAGGGCCAGAGAGGGACCTCAGTCAGGAGGGTCAGGGCAGGGGTGAGGACACACGATGCCCCGCTCGGGTGAAAGCTGCGAATTTGTAGAAACTTGACCCAAATGTCTAAAGATTGCCGGACTAAACAATGCCAATAATGCAAACCCCGCATCTGTTGTTCTTTCCTGCGCTGGCAGGATCGAGGTTATTTCATGGCCTAATGAGTTCTGAGCAGTACAAAGCACGTCCTGTGCCCGTCACTCAGGGCAGTGCTTTGATATGGGAGTCAGGCCGGGGGCTTCTTGCTGAACCACAGACAAAActcattcctgcaggaatttggGCTCCTTCAAAACTCGCTCTCAGgctcagctccatcccagcttgGTGTTTTATGGatgctctcctcctcctcctctttcttttctcttttttttttttatgccagCTTAATTAAATTACTGAGTGGTTCATTTTTAGAGGCACCAGCTTCAGAAAATGACAGTTATCCTGGCAATTATCAGTTGCATGCACAGATGGCTTTTTCCTCGTTGGTAAATCCTCGCTCTCCTGTTTGTCCATTTTTAGCACGGAGCGGGTGGGAGGGGTTTTGTGCCTGTCCAGCACAGATCCTGGGGGGACAGATTTGCCCAGGTAATTCTCCTTTCCCAAGAGCTGACACAAAGCCGTGTTCCTCGCTGGGGCGGATCTCTGCTCAACTGGATTTTGAAATTCAGTTGATTTCAGGACtgctctggagctctgcagagcaagTCCGATGCCAGCCATGTGCTGTggctgccacccctgccctaTGCggggaaaaaaatggcttttccaggctggagcGGAGCAGTGATGAGCTGAGAGGCTGGGACATGGGCAAGTCTGACAGGatcatggtgaggcagctgttgATGCGCTTCCCAGGCACGTGGGATATCCTGCCTGAGCACTGGGGCTTCAGGGAGCACCAAGGGTCAGCAAAGCCTTGCTAGGGAAGGTGAAGGCCTGTGCACGGGGGAAGCAGCCAAGAGGGTGTATGAAagacagggagagcagaaatGAGTCACAGAGGTGACATCCCTCAGAATCAGCAAGCTAAAGAAGACCTAAATCCAAGTGCTATGAGGCAAAATGTGCGTGGCAGGTTGTGGGCTCTGTCACTTGTGCTCTAAGGCTCAACTTGGGTTAAATTTGGGCTTTCAAGCACTTTTCTTGTAGTTACAAAGCTCTGCTGGGGGTTGGGTCTTGTTCTGGGTGGCTGCTTTTGGAGCTGGAGAGCTCAGCATCTCCTCTGTGTCAGTGCTTTGGAGGTGTTGCTGggaaatggagctggggaagctTTTAGGGCACCAAGTACCATCATGCCCACCTTTAGGTTCAAGTGTGGCAGAGCATTTTGGAGGGGCTGCCAGAAGCTACAGATGGGGATTCTGGGGCTGTGGGCACACAGGTGGAGTGCTAGGCTCTGCTCTTTGGTTTTGGAATGCTTTGTTTAGAGAGAAGGGATGGGCACCGCTGGGTCAGCCCAAGCCTTTTTATTCGTAGGAAAGCCCAAACCTGGGTGGCAAGCAGCTGCTGAAGTATCTGCACCGGGGGTTTTCCAACCAGTCAGGTGCCTGTCACTCTCGGTGTTGGCGCCCCGTGTTTCCAGCCACTCCTTAGGGCCGGCTTTTGGGAGGCAGCCCAACCAGCAAGCACTGGGGGTGGGGGACAGCTGCCACCCGGCCCTTGCGAGcggtgtcccctctgtccccgcaGGCCCGCTTCACGGTGGACTGCCATTTCCGGGAGCGCTTCCAGGAGAACAGCTACAACACCTACGCCTCGGCCGTGCACCGCAGCCCTCGCTCGGGCCGCCAGTGGTACGTGGCCCTCAACAAGCGGGGCAAAGCCAAGCGGGGCTGCAgcccccgcgcccggccccaGCATGTCTCCACGCACTTCCTGCCCCGCTTCTGGCAGCCGCAGCCCCCCGAGCTCGCCTTCACCGTCGCCCTCCCCGAGAAGAAACCCCCGCCGCCCAAGCCCAAGGTCGCCCCATCCCCGCCTCGGAAGAACGCCGGCCCCGTCAAGTACCGGCTGAAGTTCCGCTTCGGGTAGTGCCGCGGCGGGGATGCTGGCGCCGGAGAGACCGGGCACCGGGGAGCTCTCGGGGGTGACCCCGCGGGAGATCCGTGTCTCCCTCTGCAGACGGACACGGGGAAGCTCCCGGGTGGCCGTGCCGGGCTCGAGGTCTTCTCTTCACCGCGCAGGCTGGGCGGCGACCCCGGAGGCGTGCGCCGGCAATGAGCGGCTCGGGCTTGCCAAAGAGAATTCCTGTGGCGAACTGAAAGCACTGGACGGACCTCGGGTTAGCGTTCTGTTGTTGGAAGAAGTAGAAAGGTACCTCTACAGCGAACATATTTTCTTACCTTATTTTCACTAGTGACTCCTTTGACAATCATTTTCACACGAGAGAGATGTTTAGAGCCaagctgttttgtttgtttttcttgcatCTCCTTCTTGCTGCACTTTTTCCTCCTACCATACCTCAGGCACCGTATATCCAGGTCtgtccctttcccttctcttggaAGCCAGCTCTTCCCTTCCACAAATTAAACCCAGAGACCAAGCCCTGCAAACTCTGTCGCCTTATCTGTGGTGCAAAGTGGTCTTCAAACCCTTTTTTGGCAATAATAGATGTGTGCATATATTTTGTCAGGGTCGCAGGCTGGGTGAGGATGGCTGTTTGCAGCCTGCTCCTGGTGGTCTCTCCCGTTCTTCCCTCGACAGCTGGAGGAGCGAGTCTCTTCCTCTCCATCCAAGTGCGGATTCGATGCCTGCTTTAAAATACCTCTGACCCGGTGCCGGGGCATTCCTGCTCCCTGGAGGAGTCCCCCCGCAGGTATCCCCACAGGATAGAGATGCCTGTGGCCCCCAGGTGCCCACCGGTTTCGTCCAACAGTTTTTGCTGCTGATTTATTTTATCACTCTCAATACATTTGCAGAGGCAGGGAgcaaggtgtttttttttttttttttttaactgtgtgcGGGGCGATGTGGCAATAAATGCTGT
This region includes:
- the FGF5 gene encoding fibroblast growth factor 5, encoding MRRPPSLLPPAGSMSPSFLLLLLLLALPARARREQVPGGAQRGRNAPASSSSSSASSPAAAAGPSRFPRSRPDRRRGRLYCRVGIGFHLQLHPDGRVDGAHDASPLSILEIFAVSQGIVGIRGVFSNKFLAMSKKGKLHASARFTVDCHFRERFQENSYNTYASAVHRSPRSGRQWYVALNKRGKAKRGCSPRARPQHVSTHFLPRFWQPQPPELAFTVALPEKKPPPPKPKVAPSPPRKNAGPVKYRLKFRFG